tttgcgCGAATTACGCTGTAATGCAACCAAATTCTGGCTCGCCGGTGGTGCCTGCATCAGGACCAATAAAGCCAATAGATGACCCGTTTTTGCGTCCGTCAGTAGATTTAAATGACATTTCAGAACTTAACGTGTCAATTAAGGAACCGTCTATACCTAAAGCGAACCCTGACCGCGTCGCAAGGTTAACTTCTATGCAAAGATTTGACTCGGTAGATTGGAACTCCGTACGGTACACTGAGGTGCAGAAGAAATATGCAGCTTTTCCAGCGTTCACAGAGCTGAAGGTAAACGAGGAACTACGGCATTTAGAGGATCCTTTTGCACCACTTAGATGGTATCAGATGGAGCGTAGTTTTGCGGCGTTGTCAAACGCGTTTTTAGCCCAAAATGAGTTTGTAAATGTAGCATTACGTAATTTAATTGACTGGTCGGCAAAACCGGATGCTCAACTTACATCATCTACTATTTACGATAAGTTAAAGGAATTATTTGGCAGTGATTCTAATTACAAATCTATTTCTCATGACATATTACAAATGATTTGCGGGAAACGTGCAGAGGTATTAGAACTACGGCGGAAGGAGCTGCTTAAAAGCTTAAAAGGGAAATATTTTCGCGAAGATATTGGAAAAATACCACCCTCATCTGAATATATGTTCAGCCCTCAGAGTTTGTCTGCTTACATTCAGAAGATAGGCGGTATTGATAAACTTGAGAAAGATTCGGCGCCTGGCACTAAATTTGCTGGACGTTCCAAATCCCCTGTGCGTCCAAAGTCACCGGTCGCTTCTACGTCCCGTGAAAAGCCATTTCGGTCTCAACAAAATAAACGTAAACAGGgaaaaaataagaagaaaaatttCGACGATCGAAGGAAAAGAGGGGGGCGCAGAGATGAATCTAACAGAGGTAGACGTAAATGACTCGAAATTTCAGGGGGGTTGTCTGATGTTTTA
The nucleotide sequence above comes from Pararge aegeria unplaced genomic scaffold, ilParAegt1.1, whole genome shotgun sequence. Encoded proteins:
- the LOC120636919 gene encoding uncharacterized protein LOC120636919 encodes the protein MDNSEITASEGNHADDFSDRDSTRLQKSDKSHVSSRTSKSSSSSSASEDEPPSKRRRRNRSHETLRDIDQRFEVLSHQLVSHINNMFCANYAVMQPNSGSPVVPASGPIKPIDDPFLRPSVDLNDISELNVSIKEPSIPKANPDRVARLTSMQRFDSVDWNSVRYTEVQKKYAAFPAFTELKVNEELRHLEDPFAPLRWYQMERSFAALSNAFLAQNEFVNVALRNLIDWSAKPDAQLTSSTIYDKLKELFGSDSNYKSISHDILQMICGKRAEVLELRRKELLKSLKGKYFREDIGKIPPSSEYMFSPQSLSAYIQKIGGIDKLEKDSAPGTKFAGRSKSPVRPKSPVASTSREKPFRSQQNKRKQGKNKKKNFDDRRKRGGRRDESNRGRRK